One Streptomyces dangxiongensis genomic window, GCAGGACGTGCTGCTGGGGCGCGGGCAGCCGGGCCAGTTCGTGCCCCACGAGCACGCGGTCCAGGGCGGCCTCGGGCCGCTCGGCGGCGGACTCGTCCGGCGGCAGGGCCGCGCCCGCCGCCGCGACCAGCTCGACGCGGCGCGTGCGGGCGGAGAGGGCATCGGCGATCTTGCGGCGGGTGATGCCGACGATCCATCCGGCCACCGTCCCGCGCTCGGGCCGGAAACCGGCGCGGCCCCGCCAGACGCCGAGAAACACCTGCTGGGTGACGTCCTCGGCCTCCGCGGCGTCGCCCAGCGTGCGCCACGCCAGCGAGTGCACCAGCCCCGCCCAGCGGCGGTGGACGGCGGCGAGGCAGGCCTCGTCACCGGCCGTCAGGCCGCGTGCGAGTTCCTCGTCGGTGAACTGCTCCCCGGCGGGCGGCCACGGCGGCGGGCCGGCGGGCCGGTCGGCCGGGGCGGCGGTACGGGGCGCGACGGCGGTCGAATACGGGCTCATGACGACGGCTCCTTCGCGTCGGACGGGACGAGTGGGCCGGACCGGCCGTGACGTCCCTGCGCACCGCGTGTTCCGGGGCGCGCTCCGGGCGTTCATCGTGCGAGTCCGCGGACCGGCGGGACAACTTGCATCGGTTCTGCGTCGTATCACTGTCGTAGGGTCGTCGTATGAAGGCGACCGACCCTGCGGGGATGCCGGGGAGCGGCCGGGTGCCGGAGAGCGGCCGGGCCGGCTCCGCCGGGGCCGCGGAGCCGGGGCTGACCACCGGCGCGCTGGCCCGCCGGCTGGGCGTCTCGCCCACCACCCTGCGGTCCTGGGACCGCCGTTACGGAATGGGACCCGCCGCCCGCGTCGACGGCCGGCACCGCCGGTGGACGCCCCGGGACGTGACCATGCTGGAGACGATGTGCCGGCTGACCGCGTCCGGGGTGCCGCCCGCCGACGCCGCCCGGGCCGCGAAAGAGCGGGCGTACCCGGCGGCCCCCCGCCCCCCGGCCGACGGCGCGCCCACCCCCGCCGCCGCGCCGCCCGCCGCCGCGCCGCCTGCCCTCGCCGCCCCGGCCGACCCCGCGGCGCCCGCCGCCGGCGCCCCGTCTCCCACCGTCGGCGCCCCGTCCCCCACCGTCGGCGCCCCGTCTCCCGGTGCCGCCCGGCAGGAGGGCCGGGGCCTGGCCCGGGCCGCAGTCCGGCTCGACGCGGCGGCCGTCGGGGAGCGGCTGGAGGCCGCGGTGGACCGGTACGGCGTCGTGGCCGCCTGGCAGGACGTGATGCTGCC contains:
- a CDS encoding MerR family transcriptional regulator — translated: MKATDPAGMPGSGRVPESGRAGSAGAAEPGLTTGALARRLGVSPTTLRSWDRRYGMGPAARVDGRHRRWTPRDVTMLETMCRLTASGVPPADAARAAKERAYPAAPRPPADGAPTPAAAPPAAAPPALAAPADPAAPAAGAPSPTVGAPSPTVGAPSPGAARQEGRGLARAAVRLDAAAVGERLEAAVDRYGVVAAWQDVMLPTLHAVGRRWESSGDRYVEVEHLLSWQVSTTLRGHTRRPVATAGPTGAGPVLLACVPGEQHTLPLEALNAALSQLGIATRMFGAAVPADALVAAVRRLGPAAVVLWAQARSTASLPLAEHVAAMEWGVKGARAQPLVMLGGPGWAGRPAPGMLRPAALTEALAALVIAYGAAEPVRPAAGAPPTSPH
- a CDS encoding sigma-70 family RNA polymerase sigma factor, yielding MSPYSTAVAPRTAAPADRPAGPPPWPPAGEQFTDEELARGLTAGDEACLAAVHRRWAGLVHSLAWRTLGDAAEAEDVTQQVFLGVWRGRAGFRPERGTVAGWIVGITRRKIADALSARTRRVELVAAAGAALPPDESAAERPEAALDRVLVGHELARLPAPQQHVLRLAYYEDLTQTQIAERTGWPLGTVKSYARRGLHRLRSSLEQQAG